A single Panthera tigris isolate Pti1 chromosome A3, P.tigris_Pti1_mat1.1, whole genome shotgun sequence DNA region contains:
- the LOC122236925 gene encoding collagen alpha-2(I) chain-like isoform X2 has product MMGPSDLRAKTPKAMLEESALGSGKGQDDGHPGPPAPDERECSGPVPSAEEEGEVGRLVAGDRGAGTSLCPGASVLSRWGLQAQARLHGARGLPASTGHGKATSGPPAGQGRPPGCPAPTDHHSPVLRVLGRLRGPRGAASPGTVASEPRHMEDTSLQKSPRSRERPPENGATNKVAEGWPRLISSG; this is encoded by the exons ATGATGGGCCCTTCTGATCTCAGGGCCAAGACGCCCAAGGCCATGCTTGAAGAGTCGGCCCTGGGGTCGGGGAAGGGACAGGACGACGGTCACCCGGGGCCTCCCGCACCGGacgag CGGGAGTGTAGCGGTCCGGTCCCCTCGGCGGAGGAGGAAGGTGAGGTCGGCAG GCTGGTGGCCGGGGACCGGGGCGCTGGCACCTCGCTGTGTCCGGGAGCATCGGTTCTGTCTCGATGGGGCCTCCAGGCACAGGCCCGGCTCCACGGTGCCCGAGGGCTCCCTGCATCCACGGGCCATGGGAAAGCCACCTCGGGCCCGCCGGCAGGGCAGGGGCGACCCCCCGGGTGCCCGGCACCCACCGACCACCACAGTCCCGTGCTGCGTGTCCTGGGGAGGCTCCGAGGGCCCCGGGGAGCCGCCTCGCCTGGCACCGTGGCATCGGAGCCACGACACATGGAGGACACCTCGCTGCAAAAGTCACCGCGTTCGCGGGAGAGGCCGCCGGAGAACGGAGCCACTAATAAGGTTGCAGAAGGGTGGCCTCGTCTCATTAGCTCCGGCTGA
- the LOC122236925 gene encoding uncharacterized protein LOC122236925 isoform X1, with protein sequence MMGPSDLRAKTPKAMLEESALGSGKGQDDGHPGPPAPDEVGGGVSPGSPLKGGHYMAHSCQPGCGCVCRALALVLQRECSGPVPSAEEEGEVGRLVAGDRGAGTSLCPGASVLSRWGLQAQARLHGARGLPASTGHGKATSGPPAGQGRPPGCPAPTDHHSPVLRVLGRLRGPRGAASPGTVASEPRHMEDTSLQKSPRSRERPPENGATNKVAEGWPRLISSG encoded by the exons ATGATGGGCCCTTCTGATCTCAGGGCCAAGACGCCCAAGGCCATGCTTGAAGAGTCGGCCCTGGGGTCGGGGAAGGGACAGGACGACGGTCACCCGGGGCCTCCCGCACCGGacgaggtgggtgggggggtctcCCCAGGCAGCCCCCTCAAGGGCGGACACTACATGGCACACAGCTGCCAGCCAGGGTGCGGGTGCGTTTGCCGAGCCCTGGCTTTGGTCCTGCAGCGGGAGTGTAGCGGTCCGGTCCCCTCGGCGGAGGAGGAAGGTGAGGTCGGCAG GCTGGTGGCCGGGGACCGGGGCGCTGGCACCTCGCTGTGTCCGGGAGCATCGGTTCTGTCTCGATGGGGCCTCCAGGCACAGGCCCGGCTCCACGGTGCCCGAGGGCTCCCTGCATCCACGGGCCATGGGAAAGCCACCTCGGGCCCGCCGGCAGGGCAGGGGCGACCCCCCGGGTGCCCGGCACCCACCGACCACCACAGTCCCGTGCTGCGTGTCCTGGGGAGGCTCCGAGGGCCCCGGGGAGCCGCCTCGCCTGGCACCGTGGCATCGGAGCCACGACACATGGAGGACACCTCGCTGCAAAAGTCACCGCGTTCGCGGGAGAGGCCGCCGGAGAACGGAGCCACTAATAAGGTTGCAGAAGGGTGGCCTCGTCTCATTAGCTCCGGCTGA